The Thermoflexus sp. DNA window TCCGCGCTATCTACGGAGCGCCATGGCTTCGGGCGCTGACGATGTGCTGCGAATGACCCGCCCCATGCGCTTCCAGGGATGGATCGAGTCGATGGAGCGGGTTCGGGATTTGCTGCGGGCGCGCACGGTGGCCACCCGCCGCGAGACCGGACGGGTGGTGGCGGTGTTCAGCCTGAAGGGAGGCGTCGGGAAAACCACCCTGGCCCTGGGCCTGGCGGATCGCCTGGCCGCAGCGCCCCCCGAGCCCTCCCGCGTCGTCTATGTCGATCTCAACTGGCACGCGGGAATGACCGAGACGCTCGTCGGCCATCCGGCCTCTCGTTCATGGCTGGAGAGCCTGGATTTCCAGCAATGGTCCCCGGCCATTGTCGACGCCCTCATTACCCGGGCCCGTGAGGCGTTACGGTTCGACTTCCTGGCTGCCCCGCGTGAGGAGGATCACTACGGCATGTTGCGGGATCTCTTCCTCCTCCATCGCCTGCCCCCGGAGGAGGCGCCGGAGCTGGACCGCCTTGCCCGGCTGCTTTCCGATGGACGGGCGGTGGAAGACGAGATCCTGCAGGATGTGAACCGGCGATGTGTTCAGCACGCTCGGATCGAACACGCCCTGGCCACCGCTCTGCATCACCTTCTGATCAATCTCCGCGCCTATTACCGGTATGTCGTCCTCGATCTCCCTCCCTCCGCTGATTTCCTCACCCTCCTGGCCTTGCAGCGGGCGGATCGAATCGTTCTGGTGCTCACCCCCGATCTGGCGGCCCTGCAAGCGACCCATCTGGGCCTCGATCTCCTGCAGCGGAGCGCCATCCCCGGGGAGATCGGTGTAGTGTTGAACCGGGCTACCCGTCGTAGTGAGATCCGCCCGGATACTCTTCAGCGGTTGCTGCGTGGCATCAGCTGGCTGGCGGCGGTCCCGGAAGATCCCTGGATGGCTTGGGACCGGTCTCCGGGGGATGTGCTGCGACGGCCCGGGTTGCTGGAGGCGATCGGACGGATGGTGGATTATATGTTCCCCTCAACCCCGCCGGGAGAGGAGGCCAGCCGGAGGCGATCGATGGGGGCTTCCGGATCCCGGGCGGCTGAGGTGCGTTCATGAGAGCCCGGCGACGCGTCGGACCCTATCGGATCGAGAGCGAAGTCCAGCAGGGCAAGCTGGGGACCCTGTATCGCGCTCGGGATACGCAGGGGAATCTCCGGGCCCTGAAGGTTTTCCATTCCTTTCTGATTCAGGATCGGCCTGGGCTGGAGGAGGCTCTCCAGCATCTGGTGGAGCGCTTGCAACGGATCTCCCATCCCTATGTGGTGGTTCCTGTGGAAACAGGCTATGACCCGAACGAGGATGTGGTGTATGTGGTTTCCCCATGGATTGAGCGGGCGACGCCGATGGGGGCGATCCTGCAGCAGGAGGGGGGGCGTCTATCGTTCAGCCAGGTGGCCGAGTGCCTTTGGCGGACGCTTCTGGCGTTGCGGGTATTGAGCCAGGCCATCGGCCTCCATGGCTCCCTGAAGCTGAGCAATCTGGTCCGGGGTGAGAGGGGACGTTTCTATGTGACGGATCCGGGCCTGGCCCGGGCGGTGTATCGAACCCAGCCAGGGATCAGCCCCTGGGATGCCATCGGGACCTCGGATTATCTGCCTCCGGAGCTCATCGAGGGAGGTGAGGCGGGATCCGCTACGGATCTCTATGCCCTGGGGGCCATCGCCTACCATATGCTGGAGGGACGCCCCCTGTTTCCGTCCGATGATCCGGCTCGCTGTCGCGAGGCCCATCGCACCCAATCCCCTCCGCCGCTGCAGCGCTCCGATGTGCCTCCGGCTTTTCAGCGCTGGCTGCTGCAGCTCCTGTCCAAGAAGCCTCAGGATCGTTTTCAGGACCCAGCCGCTGCACTGGAGGCCCTGGCGGAGATCCTGTTGGAGCGGGGATGGGCCATGGACTTCTGGCGCGCTGAGGCGCAGGCCCTCCTCGAGCTTCGGGCGCTGGACCTGGCTGCAGAGCATGTCGAGCGTGTTCTTCAGGTCCAGCCCAATCATCCCGAAGCGCTGATGCTCAAGAGGGAGATCGAAGAGGCCCGCCTTCAGGAGGAGATCGGCCAGCGGCTGGAGCGGGCCCGTCAGCTTCTCCGGGAAGGGCAGCTGGAGGCCGCTCGGGAGGCTATCCGATGGGTCCTGCAGCGCGCGCCCCAGCATCCGGAGGCCGCCGCGCTTCGGGATCGGGTTGAAGAGATCCTGGCCCATCCGCCCGCGCTGGTGCTGCGCACCCGATCCGGGCGGGCCTTCCGCCTGGAGGGGGAGGGCATCATGGGTCGCTCCGGACAGGAAGGCCAGGGGCCGGAGGTGGATCTGGCCCCCGAGGATAGCGGGCGATATGTCTCCCGTCGCCATGCCCGTCTATGGTGGGAGAAAGGCGCCTGGTGGATTCAGATCTTCCCCGAGACGGTCAACACGACGTGGATGGACGGCGTTCCGATGGACCGGGGCCGGCCCTATCCGCTCCACGATGGCGTTCGGCTGCGCATCGGGAACGTGGAGCTCGAGGTGGCCTTTGAATATCCGAAATGGGGGGATGCATGAAGCGGATGCGCCGGTTGTGGATGGCCTTCATCCTGCCCTTGATCTCTCTGGGAGGGCTGGGCCTGTCGCTGAATCTCGGAGCTCCGGCCGCTCTGGCTCAGGGTGGCCTCCTGAAGGCCCGGCCCCTCGGCGTGGACATCACCCGTTTCCCCACGGTGACGGTCTTCTTTCAGCTGGTGGATCTCTCAAGGGGGCTGCCTACCGCCCAGCGGGTGGAGGTCCGATCCGTGCGGGAGGAT harbors:
- a CDS encoding protein kinase domain-containing protein, with the translated sequence MRARRRVGPYRIESEVQQGKLGTLYRARDTQGNLRALKVFHSFLIQDRPGLEEALQHLVERLQRISHPYVVVPVETGYDPNEDVVYVVSPWIERATPMGAILQQEGGRLSFSQVAECLWRTLLALRVLSQAIGLHGSLKLSNLVRGERGRFYVTDPGLARAVYRTQPGISPWDAIGTSDYLPPELIEGGEAGSATDLYALGAIAYHMLEGRPLFPSDDPARCREAHRTQSPPPLQRSDVPPAFQRWLLQLLSKKPQDRFQDPAAALEALAEILLERGWAMDFWRAEAQALLELRALDLAAEHVERVLQVQPNHPEALMLKREIEEARLQEEIGQRLERARQLLREGQLEAAREAIRWVLQRAPQHPEAAALRDRVEEILAHPPALVLRTRSGRAFRLEGEGIMGRSGQEGQGPEVDLAPEDSGRYVSRRHARLWWEKGAWWIQIFPETVNTTWMDGVPMDRGRPYPLHDGVRLRIGNVELEVAFEYPKWGDA